A region of the Drosophila subpulchrella strain 33 F10 #4 breed RU33 chromosome 3L, RU_Dsub_v1.1 Primary Assembly, whole genome shotgun sequence genome:
GTCTGCTGGCCGACTCGACCCCTATTGAACTCTCCTCCTTCTCCTCGGCTGGCTCTGGTTTGGCGGCCACTGTATCGATATAGAGTTGACCCTTCATCAGCTTGACGAAACGGCACTGATTTAGCCACAGGGCGTGCTGCTCCCAGGGCTCGTCGTTGTCGTCCCAGTCCTTGAGACCACCGCCGCAACTGAAGCAGCGGACGCGATCTCCAACGCCCGTGTAGAAGAAACCCGCCTCGGCCAACTGGTGGGGCTTCTGCTTTAGGTTCCTCGGCCACGCCTCGAAGGTGCGCAGGCGTGCCGACTCCACGGCGTACTCGGGATACTCGGGAAAATAATTGCCACTGGCGGCCGGGGCACGACACGTCTCCGGCTGGACATCGCCGTTGGCCTGCGTGGCCGTCGACGCGTGTGTGGCGATGGAGCTGATAGGCGGCGGGGAGGCAATTCCAGCGACAGAGGCTGCCGCATTCGCTGTGTTCACGCCTATCGACTGGATAAGCTGTGACATGGGGATGCGTCCTTCTGCGTACGCGTGCTCCCTCAGCTCCACACCCGTCGTCGAGTCGTTGGCACCGCATATATCGTAACTGATCGGCGGCAGGATGCGGTCCAGGGCTTCGCCATTGAGCGGCACATTGTTGGTGGTGCGGCGTCGCAACAAAGGGCAGTTGGGCGACCATCGCTGATGCTCCGGCACGGGTAGATCCTCCTGCTCCCAGCGTCCGATTTCCACGCCGCAAAAATAGCACTTCACCTTGTCGTCGACGTGTGTGTAGAACATGCCCGTCTGGGCCAGTTGGCGTTTGTCCAGCCACTCCAGCGGCCAGTTGGTGAAGGTTTTTAGGCGCGCCTCCTCCCGGTTTAGATCGTTCATGATGTTGTAGATATTGTTCTTGAATAGCTGCGTCGTCGCGTTCGTGTTGTTATCCACCTGATCGTGTACTAGATCGAAAGCGCTAGGTCCATAAGACGGCAGATCTGCTACCACATATGCCATTTTGCGTTCTGGTATTTGTTATCTTCCCTAGATTGTAGATCCTTAAATTCTTCTCCGGTTGCTTCCCTCTGAGCTCGAAACTggaatgaatgaaaaaaaagaaaggcaTCAGTATAAAGGTTTATCGGGCAGGTTCAGATAGGCGCTATCAACCTGATAAGGATATGTACACCTAGACTTCCCAAGCAGACGAGAAACTTCTTCTGAGAAGGTCTACGCGGTTCGAGCACACATCGCAGCAAGAGCTCATAAGAAACTGACAGGCAAGTACAGAGAACTTTGACTTGCCCGACACTTGACTTATAAAGCAATTATTGATAAGGTCGACCGATAGATAGGTAACAGGCGTCAATGGAAGTATACTATACACATAGAACTGATTTGCATTTATGTGTAATATGTATTAGAAAATGTTACTAATGCAGCTTTTATAGACTGAGATAAAATTCGTAGCATTGAAGTTCCACTTTGTATTCTTTGAAAAATCGTAGATGACAGCATGCATTTGCAATTTATAGTATCATATGACTAGACATgattttaagaaattttacATTGCCTTTTTTTATATTGCCTTAACCCTTTAAAATGGGTATGCCTTATAAaagtattataatattatgAACAACATAAATTCTGGGAAACGTAATCAAAAACATGAGTAACTTGCAATGTCACAATGAACAAAACAAGTTTTGAAATACatccttatcaacagaaaagtaattaaaatgaaCACAACAACGATTTTTCTATTGATTCCCTTTTTACTGTAAACATCCAGATTAAAATGGTGAACCGATAGAACAAATCTTAGAATTATTAATggaaatcatttttatttaaccaacgattttttttttatattaaacagATTATTTCATTGCCGAAAATATTCTTATCATTGTTTTTCAGATTTTATATTCAATTAATCACTTTATGGCATTATAAATACCTTTCATTTgataagtaaaatatttttgctaaA
Encoded here:
- the LOC119552857 gene encoding death-associated inhibitor of apoptosis 1, which codes for MAYVVADLPSYGPSAFDLVHDQVDNNTNATTQLFKNNIYNIMNDLNREEARLKTFTNWPLEWLDKRQLAQTGMFYTHVDDKVKCYFCGVEIGRWEQEDLPVPEHQRWSPNCPLLRRRTTNNVPLNGEALDRILPPISYDICGANDSTTGVELREHAYAEGRIPMSQLIQSIGVNTANAAASVAGIASPPPISSIATHASTATQANGDVQPETCRAPAASGNYFPEYPEYAVESARLRTFEAWPRNLKQKPHQLAEAGFFYTGVGDRVRCFSCGGGLKDWDDNDEPWEQHALWLNQCRFVKLMKGQLYIDTVAAKPEPAEEKEESSIGVESASRQVPAEQATEASEAASSGDVVPSVPPTAATRIFDKIQEATSVAPSSNNSGPSSIPEEKLCKICYGAEYNTAFLPCGHVVACAKCASSVTKCPLCRKPFTDVMRVYFS